One genomic region from Thermoleptolyngbya sichuanensis A183 encodes:
- a CDS encoding class I SAM-dependent methyltransferase gives MTAALPSQSAPLPLTSRLVNVILSIKPLALLAKHNARNMMIKRAEAIGVYWRQEVQALRARGEGTTFSPAWEEDLAAVQNPDLVYPDYYCCSFHAYEEGNLGWEPAMEVEVAAHAVHARIWPDGGAEGDTRLRQSFLDILKEQGPEDPQAILDLGCSVGMSTFALQSLYPQAALTGVDLSPYFLAIARHRARTGRQPNSLHTLQVMGPKPDAPAPRWLHAAAEETGLPDASFDLVSAFLIFHELPQSAAVQILQEARRVLRPGGTFALMDMNPRSEIYAKMPPYILTLLKSTEPYLDQYFSLDLEQALVEAGFEPPTITCNTPRHRTVIARAR, from the coding sequence ATGACTGCTGCTCTTCCTTCACAATCTGCCCCGCTGCCGCTGACTTCACGGTTGGTCAATGTGATTTTGTCAATCAAGCCCCTGGCGCTGTTGGCCAAGCACAACGCCCGCAACATGATGATTAAGCGGGCAGAGGCAATCGGCGTGTACTGGCGGCAGGAGGTGCAGGCGCTGCGGGCGCGGGGGGAGGGCACGACCTTTTCGCCAGCCTGGGAAGAAGACCTAGCGGCGGTGCAAAATCCCGACTTGGTGTATCCCGACTACTACTGCTGTTCTTTCCATGCCTACGAAGAGGGCAACTTGGGCTGGGAGCCTGCGATGGAGGTGGAAGTAGCAGCCCACGCGGTTCATGCCCGCATCTGGCCCGATGGCGGCGCAGAGGGCGATACGCGGCTCCGCCAGAGCTTTTTGGACATTTTGAAAGAGCAAGGCCCGGAAGATCCCCAAGCCATTCTGGATCTGGGATGCAGCGTGGGCATGAGCACCTTTGCGCTGCAATCGCTCTATCCGCAGGCGGCGTTGACGGGGGTGGATCTGTCGCCCTACTTTTTGGCGATCGCCCGCCACCGGGCCCGCACGGGTCGCCAGCCCAACAGTCTGCACACGCTGCAAGTCATGGGGCCAAAACCCGACGCGCCTGCGCCCCGCTGGCTGCACGCCGCCGCAGAAGAGACGGGCTTGCCGGATGCCTCCTTTGATCTGGTGTCCGCGTTTTTGATTTTCCACGAACTGCCCCAGTCTGCGGCAGTGCAGATTTTGCAGGAGGCGCGGCGCGTGCTGCGGCCCGGCGGCACGTTTGCCCTGATGGACATGAACCCCCGCTCGGAAATCTACGCCAAGATGCCGCCCTACATTTTGACCTTGCTGAAAAGCACCGAGCCATACCTGGATCAATACTTTTCGCTTGATCTGGAGCAAGCCCTAGTCGAAGCAGGCTTCGAGCCGCCCACCATCACCTGCAACACGCCGCGCCACCGCACGGTGATCGCCCGCGCCCGCTAG
- a CDS encoding glycosyltransferase, whose product MPQQSWYDDEYDELEPVHAIVSDLSDADDPQSQFYRGLAGRRGKAALAMTIVWSSTIALHLVSWGAWVVYGLTALMGVHILRLMAARPRPLPHPLTSDNSADLPFVSLMVAAKNEEGVIGPLVRALCEIDYPVSRYELWVVDDHSTDRTPQVLDKLKSEYPQLKVLRRGAEASGGKSGALNQVCALAKGEIFGVFDADADVPADLLRRVLPLFQSARVGAVQVRKAIAQATNHPDSGNFWIQGQVAEMALDAYYQQQRIAVGGIGELRGNGQFVRRAALERCGAWNEETITDDLDLTIRLHLDGWDIDFLPMPAVQEQGVTRLGGLWHQRNRWAEGGYQRYLDYWRWIVRNRMGTRKTMDLLTFFMFQYIMPTAALPDLLMAIARSRLPIFGPLTGFTLIMSMVGMMIGLRRFQTRTEAKAELEDVRRGRTYPGFSLLLQTLRGAIYMLHWLAIVASTTLRMSIRPKRLKWVKTVHHASDELWLEEG is encoded by the coding sequence ATGCCGCAGCAGTCCTGGTATGACGACGAATACGATGAGCTAGAGCCGGTTCATGCCATCGTGTCTGATTTGTCCGATGCAGACGATCCGCAGTCGCAGTTTTATCGCGGGCTAGCGGGACGCAGGGGCAAGGCAGCCCTAGCAATGACGATTGTGTGGAGCAGCACGATCGCCCTCCATCTCGTTTCCTGGGGGGCGTGGGTGGTGTATGGTCTAACGGCATTGATGGGGGTTCACATCTTGCGGCTGATGGCGGCCCGTCCCCGCCCTCTGCCCCACCCGCTGACCAGCGACAACTCGGCGGATCTGCCCTTCGTATCGCTGATGGTGGCAGCCAAGAACGAGGAGGGCGTGATTGGTCCCTTGGTGCGGGCGCTGTGTGAAATCGACTATCCAGTCAGTCGCTATGAACTCTGGGTGGTGGATGACCACAGCACCGATCGCACGCCCCAAGTGCTGGACAAATTGAAAAGTGAGTATCCCCAACTGAAAGTGCTGCGGCGCGGAGCCGAGGCCAGTGGTGGCAAGTCGGGCGCATTAAACCAAGTCTGTGCGCTGGCAAAGGGCGAAATCTTTGGCGTGTTTGATGCTGATGCGGACGTGCCTGCGGATCTGCTGCGGCGGGTGCTGCCCTTGTTCCAATCGGCGCGGGTAGGCGCAGTGCAGGTGCGAAAGGCGATCGCCCAGGCCACCAACCATCCCGATTCGGGGAATTTCTGGATTCAGGGCCAGGTTGCTGAAATGGCGCTAGATGCGTATTACCAGCAGCAGCGAATTGCGGTAGGCGGCATTGGCGAACTGCGCGGCAACGGTCAGTTTGTGCGGCGGGCGGCGCTAGAACGCTGCGGCGCGTGGAACGAAGAAACCATTACCGATGACCTGGATCTGACCATTCGCCTACACCTAGACGGATGGGACATCGACTTTTTGCCAATGCCTGCGGTGCAAGAGCAAGGCGTAACGCGCTTGGGCGGGCTGTGGCATCAGCGCAACCGCTGGGCAGAGGGCGGCTATCAGCGCTACCTCGACTACTGGCGCTGGATCGTTCGCAACCGCATGGGCACTCGCAAGACGATGGATCTGCTGACGTTCTTCATGTTTCAGTACATCATGCCAACGGCAGCGCTGCCGGATCTGCTGATGGCGATCGCCCGCAGTCGTCTTCCCATCTTTGGCCCGCTTACCGGGTTCACGCTGATCATGTCGATGGTGGGCATGATGATCGGCCTGCGTCGCTTCCAGACCCGCACCGAAGCCAAGGCAGAACTGGAAGACGTGCGCCGCGGCCGCACCTACCCCGGTTTTTCACTCCTGCTGCAAACCCTGCGCGGCGCGATTTACATGCTCCACTGGCTGGCGATCGTGGCCAGCACCACCCTCCGCATGTCCATTCGTCCCAAGCGCCTGAAGTGGGTAAAAACGGTGCATCATGCCAGCGACGAGCTTTGGCTGGAAGAAGGGTAG
- a CDS encoding CHAT domain-containing protein gives MPRPSVVLPCDDGDRHLTRAIAPVHQPAAPDFERLVRDDRSTGISLESAQGCAAQAQQGRRTAVYGGAAAARTAAATLATLLLVGSGINQVVLAQSVSQSVQPARNTRVTRQGNRLDISGGRRSRDGRNLFHTFRQFGLSQGEIANFLSTREVRNILARVNGGSASLIDGILRVSGSNANLYLMNPAGVIFGRNARLDLAGSFTATTASGIGFANGWFSAVGDANYDALVGSPQNFAFAMAQPGAIVNAGDLAVAPGNHLTLLGGTVVNTGTASAPGGMVTLSSVPGQNRVRISQAGSLLSLEIQPSAFRNGPNPLPLTPASLPALLTGGNVTHATGLTVNPDGTVSLTGSGLALPADPGTTIASGRLDASSPRGTGGAVNVLGDRLAVVNAEINTSGATGGGPIQVGGGYQGRGSVPNARRTYVSADSSLNADAIATGNGGPVVIWSDEATAFSGTIRSRGGSQSGNGGLVEVSGKLSLGFDGTVDASAPNGRAGTLLLDPLNIIISDLPNSPGVDAALPDIFANEFPNQTINVSADSLLSFGGDIILQATNDITLIDGLDLFLDDTPGTGTIQFVADADNNGAGSFSMGTSNTLTTGGRNLLISGASIRAGNLDTGGFLFETTGQISLRASGDITVARLSTQNSLGFGAGPVNVISELGNVTVESIDTRSIPGPEIPSAEGAGGNVTLRGDRVQVTGIIADESLSEATSIATQGSNPLNNGTITITHAGGPDNFDFVVGVAGTPNGTRGSLSTGNSSISSSQFPVEFNGSINTTTPGITINSVNSAPNLDIINSNQGAGQQGQTIQILVSNLGLSGSDADRDTIGFQIAAIAPGVSITRDGSPVGVGTVISPSDSLDVTLPNTGTDLTFLLDVFSVVATDPNGQGGVLSRSPARPVQVSVQPRPNNGGNGGGNGGGNGGGNGGGTVRPPQRNSTDNEFNEGEDDFGDGFEDIGVIGEPWFPSIEPDIYYFEDEFSSEFIEFLGLEATRPLSLADGRAIAYAIEQATGVRPGFVYISFVPPQSGLLRESVPPQDTDQLELVVVTSQNNLIRKRVEGATRAQVMAIAQEFRNEVTNPANVLNTRYLRSSQQLYQWFVAPIKAELDEREVENLVFLPPAGLRALPYAALHDGEQFLVEQYSVGLMPSLSLTDTRYVDIRNTQMLAMGVSKSTQGQAPLPSVPVELNALVLKLWRGQIFLDERSTLANLRAARQQQPFGIIHLATHADFVAGNISASYIQFWDERLGLDQVKQLGWNDPPVEMLVLSACRTALGNEQAELGFAGLAVQTGVKTVVASLWYVSDAATTALMTRFYENLATSPIKAEALRQAQVAMARGEVGIDEAGRLRGLGRVGDLILPASSISELRGQALSHPYYWAAFTMIGSPW, from the coding sequence ATGCCCCGCCCCTCTGTGGTTTTGCCTTGCGATGACGGCGATCGCCATTTAACCAGGGCGATCGCCCCCGTGCATCAGCCAGCCGCCCCCGATTTTGAACGGCTGGTGCGGGATGACAGATCGACCGGCATCTCGCTGGAGAGCGCCCAGGGGTGTGCAGCACAGGCTCAGCAGGGACGTAGGACGGCGGTCTACGGCGGCGCGGCGGCAGCTAGAACCGCAGCGGCAACGCTGGCCACGCTCTTGCTGGTGGGGTCAGGTATTAACCAGGTCGTGCTAGCCCAATCAGTCTCCCAGTCCGTGCAGCCTGCTCGGAACACCCGCGTCACGCGCCAGGGCAATCGGCTGGATATCTCCGGCGGGCGGCGATCGCGCGATGGTCGCAACCTGTTCCACACCTTCCGCCAGTTTGGGCTGAGCCAGGGCGAAATTGCCAATTTCCTCTCTACGCGGGAGGTTCGCAACATCCTCGCCCGCGTCAATGGCGGCAGCGCCTCGCTGATCGACGGCATTTTGCGCGTATCGGGCAGCAATGCCAACCTGTACCTGATGAATCCGGCAGGCGTAATTTTTGGACGCAATGCGCGGCTGGATCTGGCGGGTTCCTTTACCGCCACTACCGCCAGCGGCATTGGCTTTGCCAACGGCTGGTTTAGCGCTGTGGGCGACGCGAACTACGATGCGCTAGTGGGGAGTCCACAAAACTTTGCCTTTGCCATGGCCCAGCCGGGGGCCATTGTGAATGCAGGCGACCTGGCCGTTGCACCGGGCAACCACCTGACTCTGCTGGGCGGCACTGTGGTCAATACAGGCACCGCCTCCGCGCCGGGGGGCATGGTAACGCTCTCCAGCGTACCTGGCCAAAACCGCGTGCGGATTAGTCAAGCGGGCAGCCTGCTCAGCCTGGAGATTCAGCCCAGTGCCTTTCGCAACGGCCCCAACCCGCTGCCCTTGACCCCCGCCAGCCTGCCTGCGCTGCTGACGGGCGGCAACGTGACCCACGCCACCGGGCTAACGGTCAACCCAGACGGCACGGTGTCGCTGACGGGTTCGGGGCTAGCGCTGCCCGCCGATCCGGGCACAACGATCGCCAGCGGGCGACTAGATGCCAGTTCCCCCCGTGGCACGGGCGGCGCGGTGAATGTGCTGGGCGATCGCCTCGCGGTCGTCAATGCCGAAATCAACACCAGCGGCGCGACGGGCGGCGGGCCAATCCAGGTGGGCGGCGGCTATCAGGGACGGGGAAGCGTGCCCAACGCCCGCCGCACCTATGTCAGCGCAGACTCCAGCCTGAATGCCGATGCGATCGCCACAGGCAACGGCGGCCCGGTCGTCATCTGGTCAGACGAGGCCACCGCCTTTTCAGGAACCATCCGCAGTAGAGGCGGCAGTCAGAGCGGCAACGGCGGTTTGGTAGAAGTGTCGGGCAAGCTCAGCCTGGGATTTGACGGCACGGTGGATGCCAGTGCGCCCAACGGGCGAGCGGGGACGCTGCTGCTCGATCCCTTGAACATCATCATCAGCGACCTGCCCAACTCTCCGGGGGTCGACGCTGCCCTGCCAGACATTTTTGCCAACGAGTTTCCAAACCAAACCATCAACGTCTCAGCCGATTCTCTGCTTAGTTTTGGCGGCGATATTATCCTGCAAGCCACCAACGATATCACCCTCATCGACGGGCTGGATTTGTTCCTCGACGATACGCCGGGCACCGGCACGATTCAGTTTGTTGCCGATGCAGATAACAATGGCGCAGGCAGCTTTAGCATGGGCACCAGCAATACCCTGACAACAGGGGGACGCAACTTGCTGATTTCTGGTGCATCGATTCGGGCCGGAAATCTCGACACGGGCGGATTTCTCTTTGAGACTACAGGTCAAATCAGCCTCCGGGCATCAGGCGACATTACCGTAGCACGGCTGAGTACGCAGAACTCGCTGGGCTTTGGCGCGGGCCCAGTAAACGTCATCAGCGAGTTGGGCAATGTCACGGTCGAGTCGATTGATACTCGCAGCATCCCAGGGCCCGAAATTCCGTCTGCGGAGGGCGCAGGCGGGAATGTCACGCTGAGGGGCGATCGCGTCCAGGTGACAGGCATTATTGCAGACGAGAGCCTGTCCGAAGCAACCAGTATCGCCACCCAGGGCAGCAACCCGCTGAATAACGGCACGATCACAATCACCCACGCAGGCGGCCCCGACAATTTCGATTTTGTGGTGGGCGTGGCGGGAACCCCCAACGGCACTCGCGGTAGCCTCTCGACCGGGAACAGCAGCATCAGCAGCAGCCAGTTTCCAGTCGAGTTCAACGGCAGCATCAACACAACCACGCCTGGAATCACTATTAATTCTGTCAACAGCGCCCCCAACCTTGACATTATCAATTCCAACCAAGGGGCGGGGCAGCAAGGGCAAACGATTCAGATTTTGGTCAGTAACTTAGGATTGTCGGGGAGCGATGCTGACCGAGATACGATTGGTTTTCAAATTGCGGCGATCGCCCCCGGAGTCAGCATCACCCGCGACGGGTCGCCCGTTGGCGTGGGAACCGTGATCAGCCCCAGCGACAGTCTAGACGTGACGCTGCCCAACACGGGCACGGATCTGACTTTTTTGCTAGATGTGTTTAGCGTCGTCGCAACCGACCCCAATGGCCAGGGCGGTGTCCTCAGTCGCTCCCCCGCTCGCCCGGTGCAGGTTAGTGTCCAACCCAGGCCGAATAATGGCGGTAATGGTGGTGGTAACGGCGGCGGTAACGGCGGCGGTAATGGCGGCGGTACGGTACGTCCGCCTCAGCGCAACAGCACTGACAATGAATTCAACGAGGGCGAGGACGACTTTGGGGACGGCTTTGAGGACATCGGCGTGATTGGGGAACCCTGGTTTCCTAGCATCGAACCCGATATCTACTACTTTGAGGATGAATTCAGCAGCGAGTTTATTGAATTTCTGGGACTAGAGGCGACGCGGCCGCTGTCGCTGGCCGATGGACGGGCGATCGCCTATGCCATCGAACAGGCCACCGGAGTCCGCCCTGGTTTCGTTTATATCAGCTTTGTGCCACCCCAGTCGGGGCTTTTGCGCGAAAGCGTGCCACCCCAAGACACCGATCAGCTTGAGCTAGTGGTCGTCACGTCCCAAAATAACCTGATTCGCAAGCGCGTCGAGGGCGCAACCCGGGCCCAAGTGATGGCGATCGCCCAGGAATTTCGCAACGAAGTCACCAATCCCGCAAACGTGCTGAACACCCGCTACCTGCGGTCGTCCCAGCAGCTATACCAATGGTTTGTCGCGCCCATCAAAGCCGAGCTAGACGAGCGCGAAGTCGAAAACCTCGTATTCTTGCCGCCGGCCGGTCTGAGAGCCTTGCCCTATGCCGCACTCCACGACGGCGAACAGTTCCTAGTGGAGCAATACAGCGTCGGCCTCATGCCCAGCCTCAGCCTCACCGACACACGCTACGTCGATATTCGCAACACCCAAATGCTGGCAATGGGCGTGTCCAAAAGCACGCAGGGTCAGGCCCCCCTGCCGTCGGTGCCAGTCGAGCTAAACGCGCTGGTGCTAAAGCTTTGGCGCGGGCAGATTTTTCTAGACGAGCGCAGCACCCTAGCCAACCTCCGCGCCGCCCGCCAGCAGCAGCCCTTCGGCATCATTCACCTCGCCACCCACGCCGACTTTGTGGCAGGCAACATCAGCGCGTCCTACATTCAGTTCTGGGATGAGCGGCTGGGGCTGGATCAGGTGAAACAACTTGGCTGGAACGACCCACCCGTCGAAATGCTGGTGCTGAGCGCCTGCCGCACCGCGTTGGGCAATGAACAAGCCGAACTGGGCTTTGCCGGACTGGCCGTGCAAACGGGCGTAAAGACCGTCGTCGCCAGCCTGTGGTACGTCAGCGATGCTGCCACGACTGCCCTGATGACCCGCTTTTATGAAAACCTGGCCACCTCGCCGATCAAGGCAGAGGCGCTACGCCAAGCCCAGGTCGCGATGGCGCGGGGCGAAGTGGGCATCGACGAAGCGGGTCGCCTGCGCGGACTGGGCAGAGTCGGCGACCTGATCTTACCCGCCAGCAGCATTAGCGAACTGCGTGGGCAAGCCCTGTCTCATCCCTACTATTGGGCCGCCTTTACGATGATCGGCAGTCCCTGGTAG
- a CDS encoding 6-pyruvoyl trahydropterin synthase family protein encodes MKCIINRRAEFSASHRYWLPELSEDENRQQFGLCAQAPGHGHNYVLYVAMEGELDDYGMVLNLSDVKQVIKREVTSQLNFAYLNDVWDEFQQTLPTTEHIARVIWHRLAPHLPIINIQLFEHPELWADYTGNDMEAYLTISTHFSAAHRLALPHLTLEQNSEIYGKCARIHGHGHNYHLEVTIKGEIDPRTGMIADLVAFQKAVDEHVVEPFDHTFLNHDIPYFAKVVPTAENIAVHIRDLLEDPIRAIGAKLHKVKLIESPNNSAEVYGLPVQQSGLSQVEEPALAKV; translated from the coding sequence ATGAAATGCATCATCAATCGTCGGGCTGAGTTTTCGGCTAGCCATCGCTATTGGCTACCAGAGCTAAGCGAAGACGAGAATCGACAACAGTTTGGGCTATGCGCCCAGGCCCCAGGACACGGGCACAACTACGTGCTCTACGTAGCAATGGAGGGCGAGCTAGATGACTATGGCATGGTACTAAACCTGTCGGACGTGAAGCAGGTGATTAAGCGAGAAGTGACGAGCCAGCTTAACTTTGCCTATCTCAACGACGTGTGGGACGAGTTTCAGCAGACCTTGCCCACGACGGAACATATTGCACGGGTCATCTGGCATCGCCTCGCGCCCCACTTGCCCATCATCAACATTCAGCTTTTTGAACATCCTGAACTCTGGGCCGATTACACAGGAAACGACATGGAAGCCTACCTCACGATTAGCACCCACTTCAGCGCGGCACACCGTCTGGCGCTGCCGCACCTTACCCTAGAGCAGAACTCAGAAATCTACGGCAAGTGCGCCCGAATTCACGGCCACGGCCACAACTATCACCTAGAAGTGACGATTAAGGGCGAGATTGATCCGCGCACGGGCATGATCGCTGATCTGGTTGCCTTTCAGAAGGCGGTCGATGAACATGTTGTGGAACCGTTTGATCACACGTTTTTGAACCACGACATTCCCTATTTTGCAAAGGTCGTGCCTACAGCGGAGAACATCGCTGTCCACATCCGCGACCTGCTGGAAGACCCGATTCGGGCAATCGGCGCAAAGCTGCACAAAGTCAAGCTAATCGAAAGCCCGAACAACTCCGCCGAGGTCTACGGGCTGCCTGTGCAGCAGAGCGGGTTATCGCAGGTAGAGGAGCCAGCGCTGGCGAAGGTGTAG
- a CDS encoding nucleoside hydrolase, protein MATSTPKLILDTDPGGDDSLAFLWLLSLVKQGLAELVAVTAVDGNVHARLTFAAAAKLLALCGYESVEVARGVIGGSEGDAEDAGDIHGADGMGNLSHTLPEPAQSYEAARYSDEVLIEKLKQAPGEITIIAIGPLTNLAAAEKKSPGVLRLAKEIVIMGGAFAAPGNITPEAEFNIAYDPEAAQLVFATCDNLIVLPLDVTRHVVFTPAMAEQVMEVAPTSPISKFVMGLCKFMVGTALAFRETEGQQGFLVHDASTLAYLFYPETLRFRRGQVEIEILGQWTRGKTLLDNRHKVKPGANAWVATEIDSVNLLALMIEDLKVLVKD, encoded by the coding sequence ATGGCAACCTCCACCCCCAAGCTGATTCTAGACACCGACCCCGGCGGCGACGACAGCCTCGCGTTTCTCTGGCTGCTGAGCCTGGTTAAACAGGGACTCGCAGAACTGGTGGCTGTGACCGCAGTAGATGGCAACGTCCACGCACGGCTGACCTTTGCGGCGGCGGCGAAACTGCTGGCGCTGTGCGGCTATGAATCGGTCGAGGTGGCGCGGGGCGTGATTGGCGGTTCGGAGGGCGATGCCGAAGATGCGGGCGATATCCACGGCGCAGACGGCATGGGCAACCTCTCGCATACGCTGCCGGAACCTGCCCAGAGCTATGAAGCGGCCCGCTATTCGGACGAGGTGCTAATTGAAAAACTGAAGCAGGCTCCAGGAGAAATCACGATCATCGCCATTGGCCCACTCACCAACTTGGCCGCCGCCGAGAAAAAGTCGCCCGGTGTGCTAAGGCTGGCAAAAGAAATCGTCATCATGGGCGGCGCGTTTGCGGCTCCAGGTAACATCACGCCGGAAGCCGAGTTCAATATTGCCTACGATCCAGAGGCGGCGCAGTTGGTCTTTGCGACCTGCGATAATCTGATCGTGCTGCCGCTGGACGTGACGCGCCATGTGGTGTTTACGCCAGCGATGGCAGAGCAGGTGATGGAGGTCGCGCCGACCAGCCCGATTTCTAAATTTGTGATGGGCTTGTGCAAATTCATGGTGGGCACGGCGCTGGCGTTTCGCGAAACCGAGGGGCAGCAGGGCTTTTTGGTGCATGATGCCTCGACGCTGGCGTATTTGTTCTATCCCGAAACGCTGCGCTTTCGCAGGGGGCAGGTAGAAATCGAAATCCTGGGACAATGGACACGGGGCAAGACGCTGCTAGACAATCGCCATAAGGTGAAACCGGGCGCGAACGCTTGGGTGGCGACAGAGATTGACAGCGTGAATTTGCTGGCGCTGATGATTGAGGATTTGAAAGTCTTGGTTAAGGATTGA
- a CDS encoding glycosyltransferase family 2 protein translates to MPSSVSVCIPTYRRPDLVCEAVRSALEQGYPNLEVWVSDDSPDDLTEKALADWIANQKVRYVRNKPALRQARNVNQLFHLATGDLLILLHDDDLLVPGAIAKLAACFEADPSISAAFGKQYWMDHQGRVDLSASLALNAKYRRVAARAGRQSCPMESALVAQFPNDGFMVKTAIARQVGYRDRAEVGSACDLDFGLRLAAASEAFYFLDEYTASYRATDESITATQNYTHLTFDLLRRVSLPRELEPVRLVQLQKYATPAVNCWLSLGDRLSALQVYCSAGYGWRNRLSLKGLAQGALLLCPPALSRRLVAPLRGLRDLLSSSLPSPSLARKC, encoded by the coding sequence ATGCCCTCTTCTGTTTCTGTCTGCATTCCCACCTATCGCCGCCCCGATCTGGTGTGCGAAGCGGTGAGGTCTGCGCTGGAGCAAGGGTATCCCAACCTGGAAGTTTGGGTGAGCGATGATTCTCCTGACGACCTGACGGAGAAAGCGCTGGCAGACTGGATTGCCAACCAAAAGGTGCGCTACGTCCGCAACAAGCCCGCGCTCCGCCAGGCCAGGAACGTCAACCAGCTCTTTCATCTGGCCACAGGCGACCTGCTGATCTTGCTGCATGATGATGATTTGCTCGTGCCGGGGGCGATCGCCAAACTTGCGGCCTGCTTCGAGGCCGATCCGTCCATCAGCGCGGCTTTTGGCAAGCAGTATTGGATGGATCACCAAGGGCGTGTAGACCTTTCAGCCTCCTTGGCGCTAAACGCAAAATATCGCCGAGTCGCGGCGCGGGCGGGGCGGCAATCTTGCCCGATGGAGTCGGCGCTGGTGGCACAGTTTCCCAATGACGGGTTTATGGTGAAAACGGCGATCGCCCGTCAGGTCGGCTATCGGGATCGGGCCGAGGTGGGCAGCGCCTGCGACCTCGACTTTGGGCTGCGGCTGGCGGCAGCGTCCGAAGCGTTCTATTTTCTAGATGAATACACAGCCAGCTATCGCGCCACGGACGAATCCATCACCGCCACCCAAAACTATACGCACCTCACCTTTGACCTGCTGCGGCGGGTAAGCCTGCCGAGAGAACTGGAGCCAGTCCGCCTGGTGCAGTTGCAAAAATACGCTACCCCAGCGGTTAACTGCTGGCTCTCCTTGGGCGATCGCCTTTCTGCCTTGCAGGTCTATTGCTCAGCAGGCTACGGCTGGCGCAACCGACTCTCGCTCAAGGGGCTAGCACAGGGAGCGCTACTGCTCTGCCCGCCAGCCCTGAGCCGACGCTTGGTTGCACCCCTGCGCGGACTGCGAGATTTGCTCAGCAGCAGCCTCCCTTCCCCATCCCTCGCCCGGAAGTGCTAA
- the rph gene encoding ribonuclease PH translates to MAWTRPSGRQADELRPVRFERRFTRFAAGSVLAHCGETQVLCTVTVQPGVPKFLEGSGQGWLTAEYRMLPSATPQRQAREFMKLSGRTQEIQRLIGRSLRAALDMKALGERTLTVDADVLQADAGTRTTAITGGYVALCDAIAYLLSTGELEASPLRHQIAAVSVGLLHGEAFLDLDYPEDVAAEIDFNVVMTEELALIELQGTAEEGSFSRTQLNQLLDIAETGIGELLKLQQQALRSS, encoded by the coding sequence ATGGCGTGGACACGGCCCAGCGGGCGGCAGGCAGATGAGCTGCGTCCGGTTCGATTTGAGCGGCGATTCACCCGATTTGCGGCGGGGTCGGTGCTGGCGCACTGCGGCGAAACCCAGGTGTTGTGTACGGTGACGGTGCAGCCCGGTGTGCCGAAGTTTTTGGAAGGCAGCGGCCAGGGCTGGCTGACGGCGGAATATCGAATGCTGCCCAGCGCCACACCCCAGCGACAGGCACGGGAATTTATGAAACTGTCGGGGCGGACGCAGGAGATTCAGCGGCTGATTGGGCGCAGTTTGCGGGCGGCGCTGGATATGAAGGCGCTGGGGGAACGGACGCTGACGGTGGATGCGGACGTGCTGCAAGCGGATGCGGGAACCCGCACCACGGCAATTACCGGAGGATATGTGGCCCTGTGTGATGCGATCGCCTATCTCCTGTCCACGGGTGAACTGGAGGCTTCACCCCTGCGGCATCAGATCGCGGCGGTGTCTGTGGGGCTTTTGCACGGCGAAGCCTTTCTGGATTTGGACTATCCCGAAGATGTGGCGGCGGAGATTGATTTCAATGTTGTGATGACGGAAGAATTGGCCCTGATCGAGCTACAAGGCACGGCCGAAGAAGGCAGCTTTAGTCGGACTCAGCTTAACCAGCTTTTGGATATTGCCGAAACGGGCATTGGCGAGTTGCTCAAGCTTCAGCAGCAGGCATTGCGAAGCAGCTAA